Part of the Drosophila pseudoobscura strain MV-25-SWS-2005 chromosome 2, UCI_Dpse_MV25, whole genome shotgun sequence genome, ttggggtctaacataacacctagatcatccaccagggtaattctctcaagagaaccaccaaatagggtatagggagggagccaacaaggagctagaacgatgaaatgtcataactttgcatttcgaggcattaaggtgtaacaagttcgcacaacaccatgactgaaagttattgagatcggattccaagcgagaatgaaatgaaatatattggACACAgggtttaacatcatccgcatacattagtactcgagagtatgttaatactgaaggcaagtcattaataaagagtatgaagagtaaggggcctagatggctgccctgtggtactcccgaagaaacctttactggtaaagagagggagttttagAAGAGGACTCTTTTAGACCTgaaacaaagatagctagaaatccatctcaggaggttgggcggaaaccctaaaaggtcaagtttatgtgctaaaagggaatggtttacagagtcgaatgctttactaaagtcggtgtaaataacatccgtctgtaagataccttgaaagcctttaactctgacaagttcgtggtggttgatcgctgCCTTATAattccatgctgagttggagatataagtgacttgcaaagatgttgcaagtgtGGAGTTAATActttctcaaacattttgggaatagcggataactttgctatacctctataattttttgcgtccgatttgctaccttttttatggagaggaattataaacgattccttccagatgggGGGGAAGCAAAAagaatcgatggacagggtgaatagtttaagcaagggtcaagcaagttttgaaatatacttgaaccagtgacatatcacagaactctggatccaaaacatcgttgctctagctcttatagtgtttgagcactaggcgctgatagggacggacagacagacagggctcaatcgaatccgctattgatgctgatcaagaatatatatactttatggggtcggaaaagattcattctggacgttacacacatctattttcaccacaaatctaatatacaccaatatttattttgagtatcgggtataaaatgTATGTTTGATGCCACAGAAGCCTGCAGAAAAATTCGACGCGGAAGCTCACACTGATTTAGATTCTAGAATACAATGCGATAAATGTACATGCCCACAGCAAGGGTATAAGAAACCACACCTCCCAATGTTTCAAGGtacaataaagaaaatataaaatgtaattattCACAGACTTTTTACATATCAAATGAAATGTATTTCTTGAATATGGTTCAAAGTGAGATTTTAGCAAACATGCAATgttcatatgtacatgtatgtgtatatacaTGAGCACATTTACAGAAATGCATAGAAGTTGTTGCCTTATTAGGTAACTTGGACGGGGACAATCATCAAATGGCTATGATCTTGAAATATGCTAACGCCTTGAAAAGAGCATACACCTGGCATTGTACCGATGTGCCTCTTttcaaaaaacataaaaaatacgTCATCTTTTAGTCTATTAAGCTTTCGGTTTGGGTTCGCCATTTAAAGTTTAATGTTTAATCTTTAGAGTTCTTTTATGTACAGTTAAACTGTGTAAAAATAGGAATGTACAAATCATAAAATTATCAGCTACTGGAAAGTTCGGTACACAATACAAGGCAGAAGAAAGttaacttaaattattcattaaagaagATTTTACTTTGGGAGCGCAAGTATCAAAGGAAACGtaggggaacgttgtgagttgcggCGTAGACcgcagtatggctctcctccggcagacgccgcgaatattaaacgacacgacaaagagtgcgtgcgagagagacagaaaatcagtctgagcgtgacgtcgggcgctgcgtagccactgcaaattgatttgttccttttggctataaaaatgatccgatctgatccagattggTATGTCTTTGAGCAcaaggcgctgatagggacggacagacagacagggctcaatcggctcatccattttcaccacaaatctaatataccccaatactcatatTGAAAATCGGGTATATAAAGAGGGAAAAATTTGTTGTAGTCGCGGCAAAGGCTACGGAAAGATTCATGGTCAGAGTAGTTTGTGGCGCCTTACAATTTAGATTTATTATTTCCAATAAAAtgataattatataattattataagtCAAACAATTTAGgtaatttttagtttttgatattccgtacCGCTGCCAACACATATATATCTGCTTATTAATAGACTCTGTTAGTGTGAGATAACAAAGGACTTCTAATGTACTCATGTATACTGATATAAGCGATTTCGAAAAACATAAATGCACCATAAATGGCCCAAAAATGGCCAAAGCCACACCAAGCCGAAGCTCGTTACGTGATGATCCCAGACAGAAACGCACAACCAGGTAGTTTCAGTCCGAGTAATAAACCCAAAAACCTCTATGGCTTCCCTACATTCAAGCTCAATTGATCGTAAATATCgtgaaatatatgtaagtacGTACAGCTGTTCAATTCTTTTAAAGCTGGATACGTCCCTTCACATGTACACAATATTCTGAGATGTAAGTATTTTAAAACCTTGTGGTTCTTTCTCACCTgaagtttatttatttttaaataaaatctgCTCAGGAACGATTTGCCTTCATACGTCATAAACGCGTCCCCATGTCGCGCTATACCATACAGGTTGTAGACTATCCCATTAGTCAAATGGAGACCCGCCTCGTATGTGATGAACAGGGGTTTCTGTATTAAATAAAGTTGATAATATAATTAGATGTTTTCAtgttattaaaatatttattttgtatcttATTTTTCATTAACTTACTATTGATATACTCTCTTTCATGTCGGGCAACTGTAAATGTTCTATACCCAGCTTTTGCAGATGCAAAAGGACCATTGGTGTTACAACATCCACCTCTTCGTTGATATTAGTCCAGCCGATATCATCCTTTTCAAAGTCATCTTCATTACTCGCATTTTTTGAAAAAGCGTGGGACCTTTGTCATAAAATTTCAAGATCTGATATCAAAGACGTTGTACTAACATAGTATCAGTATatataattcaataaattagCCACTGCATATAAGAATAACATAAACGGCCTATTCCCTTTCTTTCCCTGGCAACACCGATCTAGTAAAATCGCGTCAATCCAGTAAGTAATCATTATACGTGACCGAGGCCACCTATGCCACAGATCTTAAGAGAACAGGTATTGGAGATAGTTTGTTGGAGTATGTTTCAGATTAAACAATACTCCGATCAGAATCCAAAGCCTATGTATTTTTACAATAGTGTAGGAATAAGGAATTTCAGTTGGGTTTATTGAGCACTCAATAAAACTACCGATTGAGTTATAAGCGCAACTATTTGATGGCTATTTAAGGCTGTTAAGCTGCTTGTTTAGAGTCCCCTCTTGTAAAAGAGTGCGAATATTCACTGATTAAACTGCTTCAATAAGATCTGAGAGTACCACTCCAATATATCCAATCCACGAATACACTGTGATAACTCTATAGTAAATATCTTAGTACGGTACTATTATTTATCGTGGATCATTGCGAActaattatacatatatgtattaataaGTGATGGCAATATTATTATCTTCTTGAAATTGCACAAAAGTTTCTTTATGATTTGTTAAAAACCGTCGGATATGATTTGACGGATTCTATGAACGTGCCATCCtccttacatacatatgtacataaaaatacatacatatgtataatagtAGATTATAACGGAAATAACGGGCTTTACAAAAATGTTACTTAAAAAGAGTGGCCTCTGAAACGCGAACCGTAGTAGTGTATCATTAAAATAGTTTTGAGCTGGTTGGATCTAAAACCTTTCAAACTACTTATTCTTTCCTTAGAACAAAGATGAAATCTTCATAAAGTCTATAgttaaatatgtatgtgggAAGATTGTTTTTAATTACCTGAATGATTTTTCCTGCTTAGCTTCATCACGTGGCGTAACAACATCAACCAAAGCCGCCATAAACGTAATGCACATTATAAGTCTAACCACATACATTTTAATAAATCGGCGAGGCTTTTTTCAGTATGCTTTGCTGTTGCTTGTATTGAACAGctcaattattattatttttgcttCTTCTACTTTGCGATAACAGTCCGAGGTCAATGTGTGGCTGACACTTGCACCTTAAGCTAGCACCTTATAAGAGGTCTATAAATACATTTGGATGTAACGTGACATCATGTACGAACTTTGTGCATTAAGTGTCCGCATAGTATAAGTATATCAAAGCAATTGTACTGTGGGTACGGGTGTGACAGATCATTGAAGAATTTTTAAGAATTATTAATTCTATTGGTTTGTCACACGCGAAATTAAAATGCACGCACATTCAAATCAACGTCAAATCACAATATTAAGGTGTACTACACCCGCACATATACAAACTCTCTACTAGAAATGTTTCACAAAAATGAACTATTCCCCAAATTTTGAGTCACTCTAACGCGGACACTTTTCTCTCAAACagacacagcacacacacacacacacgcacgtacacgcacacacaccgtAATTATTTGCTTCCTATTTAGCGAACATGTGCCTATCAAAGCAAAGCACTTTATAAATTATTGCCCACTCCAAGCTTCAAGCAAACCTGAAAATTCAAGCTCACCCGTTCACGGATACCGATACCTTTCGTGCGAGCGGTTGAATCGAAACTACTGTTCAAATGTGTGAGCGAAACAATCAGAGCCGTTGACGCTGTCAACCGCACAAGCGTCATAAATTACACTGCCTTGATCTTGTTAAGTTTTCGAACTATGGCAAAATGTAGTGCAGTTTTGTAGTATCACTTAtagtgtacatacatatatcgtttATTTTAAGATAAAGATAAAAAGGTCTTCAACGGAATTAATTCTTAGTTGCAACGTTTGGAAGAGAAACAAGTAAAGCCGGTAAGTCGTACTATAATTGAATCATGGTCTACACTGCTTTTGCCGAGAATCATCGTCAGAATAATTTTGACGAACTGTGATCATGACTTTCAGTTTTTATTACTGTATGTGGACTCCATAAATTATTGTTTCATTAAATCGCAAAGCTTTTAATACTTTTTATACTCTTGTTGGTTGGAAAGCAGAATATGTAACGGAGATTCTTCCTTCTGTCCGGTCTCATCCGAAATTCTGATTGACGGACCTTCTAATAAGTATTTAGTATTTCTCTTTTAATAAAGCGGGAAATCTTTTAAAAGAATATTGTGGGAGATCAAATATAACAATGTGTGAGATGACAGTTGTGGGACGTGCCTGCGTGAACCTACCACAATATTAACGTTAAGCTATTTTGACCAGCCCCTACTCATGAAAGTCCACCATTAATTGCTAAGCCACTGAAAGAGTGAGAAGCCGGGCGGGAAGCCGCCGTAGGTGGGAGACTGATAATATGCAAGAACTGGCAATATGCTTCCTTCAAGCATCAAAACAGTAATATTTACTAATATTTGAGAATCTAgtatgaaaattgtttttagtGGCCGGATAACAGTCGATATATGTGAGCTTATGCGTCATGTAaacaatacaatatattttatacgtaATTATACGTAAGTGCCCGAGTTGGTTTTGTACACTCACTTTATAAGTTGGAAGGCCAGAAGGAAGCTGTAACATATGAAAATACCTTTAGACGAAACCCTATGAGTACCGCTGAAAATCAGCTAGATTGCTTTGGAATAAATAGAGTTttaaatatagtatatagGTTTACagaatttatattaaatatttttagttGCTTTTTACAGTACAAATACATTAAAATGTCTGTGTTTTATTATGCTAGTTTCGtttttttagaaaaaaaaggatTATATTTATACGACAGCAACAGGCTTATCATTTCGAATATATTCTTCAAAATTTTTGTCATCCAAAAGTGTCGGGTCAAAGTCGTTTATTATCTTGGCTAGTGCCGGATTATCCAACATAGTTGTATGATTTCCTTCAATTACTTTAAGTACCACTTTACCAGCAGTCAGCTGCGAAACACAATAGTCTTCATCAATGTCTTGAAGGGAAACCTCTGCTGGACGGACTAGAGTAATGGGAGATTTAAGGTTCTTTGTACTGTCCAAATCGAATTTAGCTGCCATTTTCACCCTTCGGAACATGGCACCCACCATTGTAGTAGCGTACTCTTTGCTATACACTTTCTGCTTTTCAACATACTCCATGAATAATGTCATTTTTTCTTCAAGACTATTGATCTTGTGGAAAGCTGGAGCAGTCGACTCTTGATGAAATATCTTACTAACAATTCTTGTTAAAAGAAGGTCATAGAGGTCGTTATccgaaaagttttcccccaagTGAAGATTGGTGAGTCGTTTTAAGAAATGAGGAGCTCCGTCTAACAGCATAATATGTCCACGGAAGCCAGCGTTTTCCAGTAGCTGCGCTAGCTTAAGCGCCACAAAAGTACCATATGAATATCCGATAATATAAAATGGTTCTGTCGGCTTTAAAATTGGCTTAACACGCTACAAGATGACGAAAAAGAACATTTGATATTTGAcgtattatattatatatatactataacTTATAAAATAGTGTTACTCACTTCTAAGCTTTGCTCAGCTATTTCCTGAACTGTCTCCAGGCTGGCAAATTGATGGAGCTGTAGGACGACGGCCCTGCTTTGCAAATTCGATCCAATATGGTACCATGCCTGACCTGCGGTCCCCTCTAGTCCaggaattattatatttggtGGAAAGCTCTGTTTTGAAGGAGCTGCTGAAGTGTTCAGTGGAATCATCACTTGATCACAATGCGCTTCATCGCCCAAGTTTCGAAGAAGTAGGTCCATGCCTAAAAGGTTACTATCTGATGcgaaaatcatttttatatcATCAGTATTCTCTCCTTCCTTAGCTTCAACAAACTCCTGAAGTTTCTGGAATGTTAGCGACCGTAGGTCTTGCGGGGACAAAACTAGTTCGAAGTCACGCTCTAGGGTTTGCTTGATCTCGACTGCCATTAATGAGTCCATACCCATCTCTGATAGCGTTGTGCCCAGCGATACAGATTTTAAATCTCGAATGCCCATAATATTCATAACCGCATCGATAATACTTTCGTTTCCAGAACGTCCAGAACGTTTCTCAGCTACGACCATACTGGCAACGATTGGAGATTCGGCACTTAATAAGTAGTCAAGCTCTTGAAGACATGATGCAATTCTTTGCTGAAGGGTTCCTCCTATTTCCATGTCAATTTTGTCTTCGGCCATGTCCGCCACTAGTCCCACCTCGCCAACAGCACCCCACTGGATAGCTTTACCTGGCAACCCATCTCTATGGCGACATTCAATTATACGTTCCATAATGGAGTTGGCCATTCCGTAATTGGTTTGACCGGCATTTCCACGGCCACAGGACACACTTGAAAACACCACAAAATGTTCGAGCTCTGGGCAAAATACCCGCGATAACGTATCCAGATGTTTTGTTGCTACTGCTTTAGGAGCAAAGCTCTCCACAAATTGATCCAAGCTTTGGTTTGAAAAAATGGCGTCACGTAGCATTACAGCAAGATTGAAAATACCTCCCACAGGACCGAGTTTAGAAGCTTCTGACAGCAACTTTTGGCAACCTTCAATGGTCGATATATCTGCCGTGTTAATCACAACTTCGCAGCCGTAAGTCTTCCAAAGCCTATTAAATGGATTGAAAAAAGTAATAGGTTTTCAGactttgaaaaaaaaaccagaaaaaaaggaaTCTTCGGATCGCCGAAGCTTCAGATCGATCGATTCTATTTCGTCCGAtttcaataatatttaattgatgATGTACGTATCTCCATATAAAAAAGTATGTTCCGAGCGTTATGATGGTAACTATTTGATATATGTACTCAGTTGAATATTTTGTCGGAGTTTTCGGACAGCCAGCAGACGAGCGGACAGAATAATGATGACACCCTTTGCTTTGGTATGATAAACCGTAATATGAACTTACGCGATTCTATATGACTGATAGTCTTTCGTTATCCCGCGACTGGAGCTGAGTATGAGCTTTCGAGCCCCACGCAGAGCCATCCAATCAGCCAATTCCATTCCAAAGCCTCCTAGGCCGCCCGGAATGACGTAGGATAAGTTTGGCTTAAAGTAAATTTGGCTCATCACACGCACCGGTAAGGTAGCCGGATTATCGGGTGTATCCCGAACTTGAATTACCACCTTTCCGATGTGCTTTCCACCTATTAGGTGTCTAAATGCCTGTTCAATTTCATGAGCCGGAAACACTTGGACGGGCAATGGCTGAATAATGCCTTTAGAAATGTCCGCATCGATCAGGCTTTTCAAGTGCTGTCAAAATGTACAATTATATTAACATCTTcgtaataaaacaaaaacacatatGTAGCTTATTACCCAAATGTCTTCTTCAGGAGCCACAAGAAGACTATCGGCCAACACAGCATGGAAAGTGATTTCTTTCAAAAAGCATCCCATCCCAAGCTTGCTGTCGTTGGCCATATCGAATTTGCCAATTTCCAAAAAGTGACCGGACTTCCCAAGGCAGCGCACCGAAGCCAGAAGCTTGTCTTCAGATAATGAGTTCAACACAAAGTCTACACCATTGCCATCCGTCTCTCGCTGGATCATCAGCTCAAAAGATGTGTCCCGTGAGTTGCCAATGTTTGACTCTGAAATGTAATATACACGGATTGGTTATTTCTTTCATTAATAAACTCCATAGGTGTACCTTTTAGTTGCGGAAATGTATCCAGTAAAAATTGCTTCTTTTGAGGTGTACTGCAGGTTGTAAAGACTTCCAAGTTGTACGCCAATGCCACTCGAATCGCGGCAAGTCCAATGCCCCCGGTTCCGGCATGAATAAGAATACTTTTTCCTTTCCTGATATCACTTACCATGAAGAATGCGTAGTAAACTGTTATATACACCACCGGAACGGTGGCTGCCTCTTTCAGGGACCAGTGATCAGGAATATCCCAAATAAGCTTTGACGGCTTCTCCACGTAAGAAGCAACGCCACCCTTAACAACCATACTCATTATACGCCGGCCCGTTACTGTGTTGATCCCGGAATACTCAAAGCCCAGAACACAATTCTGGTCTATGCGGCTAGAGCCGTATAATTCAACGGCCAAGCGACCCGTTGCCAGCATAACATCTCTGAAATTGAGCGATGAGTATGCAATTTTGATCATGCAGTCTTGTGGATTAAGGGGGCCTTCAAGCCAACGGAGGGTTGACAGATCTCCACGTTGAATCACATTGCCATAGATGTGATCCAATCTGGTCATCGGTTTATCAGACTTGGGCAATTTCAAGTGCCTTAAACTACCCCAAGTTCCCTAAGTTTcgtaaaaaagaaaatatttgattgatAATTTTGATAAGTGTGCCATAAGATGACCATGAATAACTTACATTGCGATAAATGTTAATTGCCAATCCGAGCGAGTGTTGAGCTGAATAGAACGGATCTGCTAAATTAAACGCTGGGGCAGTTTTGTCCGCAATAAAGAAGCACTTAACCAAATTGCCGTCTGGCTCCTTACGCAAGCAGTTCACTAACCCAATGAGTCCACTGAGCTCCTCATTAAACGAATACAAAACAACGGGAGTCTTTGAGCTAAGCGCAGACTGAATTGGAGCTATCCACTCAAACATTTTGTCATTTTCGGACACTTTCACAACTACGGGCTCTATTTGCAGGTTCTTTGGTGCTTTCTGCAGGAGAATAAACGCCTCCTCGTTGTCTTCAATTGGAATTATTGTAATCATCCGAAATTGATCTGACACTTCTGAATGTACTTTATCGATATTTGATTGCGCTCTGATTAGTAAGTATCCACTATCTGTAAGCACGCTTTTGGCAGTTTCAATAACGTCTTTGTTAAGATCTCCGCAGACTCCACCACAAACAATGAAGTGACAATTCGATTGTGTGGACAAACTTCCATTTTCAATATGAATGCCGGGAATGTCGTCTACCTTTCTAGATGTCAAAAACATGTAATCTCCCGTGATTACTGGTAAGTCCTCGATAGCTTCcaggaattcatttaaaatcgTGTTTCTGCCATCGGTATCTACCTCGACCAACTTCATTTTTAATGAAGAGTTATTTTCTAGGGCCAATTGCACACAAATTCGGGCAGCATTTGCCAGCGATACAGCTGGAGACGGCAAGAAGGGGAGAAATTCATATTTCTCCAGGATAGGAATACCAGGTGGCCTGCGTCTTTGAACGGGACTTGCATGAAGACCCACAAGTTCAATGCCACCCGCGACAATCCGATCGAACTTTCGATCCACATATACGTCGAAAAAGCGATTCTCAGGGTCCATTTTGGTCAGTAAGTCAAAGTGATGCAGGCCATTTATTCTAAGTTTTCGAATCTTTGTTGGCAGCAGAAGTGTCCGTGAATCAGTTCCCAGTATCTGAATTTGTAGCATCGCATCCATGAATGTTACCCAATTATAATTCCACTCCACCTGTCCGTATAGACCATCCGAACGGGCCTTGTGAACTGCCTTGAATGCTCCATTGTAATGATATCCACGTAATTTTAGTTCTTTGTAGAAGCCTTTTTTCGATACCATAGGGAAGTCTGATTCCTTCTGGAAGTGATATACTTCTGGTACGGTGCGACTTTCAGTCTCTCTTATAAGACCGGTAACAACCAAACTGCCCGCTTCCGTTATCTAATAGAttatagatatgtacatccatatgtatgtatgtataagtcATATCTGCATTGGTAATATTCGTATGCACTTACCTCAAAGTGTCCGGTGCCGTAGTGAATCATGACGTTCAATTCCACATCGCCATTTACTGACATATTTGTCGCTCTCAAAAAGCGTACGTCTTCGAACTCAACTGGCACATCCATATAGCTCGGACCATGATACATGAGGGAAAATGTTTCCCAAACGTACTGCAGGTAGGATGTAGCTGGAACCAAAATTTTGCCATCTATAACATGACCACTCATAAACTCCTCGTTGTCACTGGCTAAATTAACTGGAAATATGCGCTCCCCACTGGACtttgttttcatattttcatacTTTGTCACAAACCAATCTTCACTATGATCCCAACGAATGAGTGAGCTGATGCTTGGTGTAGCCCGCGACACTGGGAAGTCAATTTTTCCATACAAGTTAGAAACAGGAACCATTAATCCATTTTGGTGTGTTCTAccgaaaaattaaaataaaagaaacacGAAAAATAATGAACACAATTGATGTAAGTTGATATTGGTTATACATACTTTCCCAGCGCAGACAAAAAGAACAAGGCGTTGTTCTTGTTTCCCCTATTCGTCAGTGGAATATGAACCCCACTTGGCATAGATCGCTTCAGAATAGCGCCCAGCAAGCCATGCGGTGCAATTTCGATAGTCAAGGCATTTTTCGGAAGCAATGCGAATGTTTCTTCAAAAAGCACACTGCTCAGCAAATTATTAGTATGGTACTGAGCGGAGCAAAGTTTGCGCTCAGCCTGATCCCAATCGCTCTTGGGAACACTAGTACTCAGCCACTTATCGGTTCTCATTTTTGGATTTGGTACAGTTTCCATCATATATTGCAGCAAGGGGGGTCCCATGTGGGCAATGTATTTTGAGTGATAAGCTATATTGGAGCATGGCACCTCTTTGGCAAATATacttttggcttttaattCGTCTACGAAACGGGTCACATCATCGACTGGTCCAGAGATAGTGCAAGAGTCTGGACCGTTGTGACAGGCCACTTCGATGGATTCCGGCAGCATGTGCAGAATTGACTTGTACCCAATGCCGACTGCTGCCATGGAGCCCCTAATTTTTTCCACGTCCACACTAACTCTTCCGCGATAATAGGCTGCTAGTATCATTTGTTGTGGGGTAAGTCCACCATCGGCATATGCGCAGCCCAGTTCTCCCACAGAATGCCCAATAATGAAGTCTGGCTCCAAGTTAAGGGAACGCAAGA contains:
- the LOC26532184 gene encoding uncharacterized protein gives rise to the protein MYVVRLIMCITFMAALVDVVTPRDEAKQEKSFRSHAFSKNASNEDDFEKDDIGWTNINEEVDVVTPMVLLHLQKLGIEHLQLPDMKESISIKPLFITYEAGLHLTNGIVYNLYGIARHGDAFMTYEGKSFLSRFYLKINKLQFEYNFFLKLMAIEGYGKVMGSLDDTVVYAELAVNVINSKLHLHDFRIMEFSNIHVQLDQARLIRQLTGIILSPITNFFKDRITTSIADGLKDQMQSVMDDFNNEDPLQLREFTKKLLSGITGNTPEDLD
- the FASN3 gene encoding fatty acid synthase — encoded protein: MSISTERNEKKYSRIRPDSDGDDIVISGMAGKFPNCRNISEYEYKLYNKIDMVDDDERRWRHFNPEIPKRSGKISDLEKFDATFFGVHFKQAHTMDPQTRILIETAYEAVIDSGINPKSLRGSKTGVYVGSCISESEKTWFYEKVSSGGFGITGCSRAMMANRISYSLGLEGPSFLLDTACSSSMYALDNAFSAIRNGEIDAAIIGGSNLLLHPFVTLQFARLGVLAQDGFCRPFDKDASGYTRSETINCLFLQRKRDAKRVYASVIYSKTNCDGYKPEGITYPSGKVQEKLLDEFYKEIEVTPNDLGYLEAHSTGTVVGDPEECKAIDNVLCSQRQEPLLVGSVKSNVGHSEAASGICSLVKACFAFETGFIAPNINFTEVKSVIAPLAEGRLIVVKDVTPLPKPCIGINSFGFGGANAHALLKAYPKAKANFGLPEDDIPRILTWAGRTEEAVNEIFNAVEKKPLDAEFIGLLQNIQESDVSGMVFRGYAIFGKQGEAPAKALVRDVQHYTGLQRPIVWVYSGMGSQWPEMGASLMVIPRFRESIEICHQTLKPKGVDLIHILTSNDPTIYQNILHSFVGIAAVQIGLTDVLRSLNLEPDFIIGHSVGELGCAYADGGLTPQQMILAAYYRGRVSVDVEKIRGSMAAVGIGYKSILHMLPESIEVACHNGPDSCTISGPVDDVTRFVDELKAKSIFAKEVPCSNIAYHSKYIAHMGPPLLQYMMETVPNPKMRTDKWLSTSVPKSDWDQAERKLCSAQYHTNNLLSSVLFEETFALLPKNALTIEIAPHGLLGAILKRSMPSGVHIPLTNRGNKNNALFFLSALGKTHQNGLMVPVSNLYGKIDFPVSRATPSISSLIRWDHSEDWFVTKYENMKTKSSGERIFPVNLASDNEEFMSGHVIDGKILVPATSYLQYVWETFSLMYHGPSYMDVPVEFEDVRFLRATNMSVNGDVELNVMIHYGTGHFEITEAGSLVVTGLIRETESRTVPEVYHFQKESDFPMVSKKGFYKELKLRGYHYNGAFKAVHKARSDGLYGQVEWNYNWVTFMDAMLQIQILGTDSRTLLLPTKIRKLRINGLHHFDLLTKMDPENRFFDVYVDRKFDRIVAGGIELVGLHASPVQRRRPPGIPILEKYEFLPFLPSPAVSLANAARICVQLALENNSSLKMKLVEVDTDGRNTILNEFLEAIEDLPVITGDYMFLTSRKVDDIPGIHIENGSLSTQSNCHFIVCGGVCGDLNKDVIETAKSVLTDSGYLLIRAQSNIDKVHSEVSDQFRMITIIPIEDNEEAFILLQKAPKNLQIEPVVVKVSENDKMFEWIAPIQSALSSKTPVVLYSFNEELSGLIGLVNCLRKEPDGNLVKCFFIADKTAPAFNLADPFYSAQHSLGLAINIYRNGTWGSLRHLKLPKSDKPMTRLDHIYGNVIQRGDLSTLRWLEGPLNPQDCMIKIAYSSLNFRDVMLATGRLAVELYGSSRIDQNCVLGFEYSGINTVTGRRIMSMVVKGGVASYVEKPSKLIWDIPDHWSLKEAATVPVVYITVYYAFFMVSDIRKGKSILIHAGTGGIGLAAIRVALAYNLEVFTTCSTPQKKQFLLDTFPQLKESNIGNSRDTSFELMIQRETDGNGVDFVLNSLSEDKLLASVRCLGKSGHFLEIGKFDMANDSKLGMGCFLKEITFHAVLADSLLVAPEEDIWHLKSLIDADISKGIIQPLPVQVFPAHEIEQAFRHLIGGKHIGKVVIQVRDTPDNPATLPVRVMSQIYFKPNLSYVIPGGLGGFGMELADWMALRGARKLILSSSRGITKDYQSYRIALWKTYGCEVVINTADISTIEGCQKLLSEASKLGPVGGIFNLAVMLRDAIFSNQSLDQFVESFAPKAVATKHLDTLSRVFCPELEHFVVFSSVSCGRGNAGQTNYGMANSIMERIIECRHRDGLPGKAIQWGAVGEVGLVADMAEDKIDMEIGGTLQQRIASCLQELDYLLSAESPIVASMVVAEKRSGRSGNESIIDAVMNIMGIRDLKSVSLGTTLSEMGMDSLMAVEIKQTLERDFELVLSPQDLRSLTFQKLQEFVEAKEGENTDDIKMIFASDSNLLGMDLLLRNLGDEAHCDQVMIPLNTSAAPSKQSFPPNIIIPGLEGTAGQAWYHIGSNLQSRAVVLQLHQFASLETVQEIAEQSLERVKPILKPTEPFYIIGYSYGTFVALKLAQLLENAGFRGHIMLLDGAPHFLKRLTNLHLGENFSDNDLYDLLLTRIVSKIFHQESTAPAFHKINSLEEKMTLFMEYVEKQKVYSKEYATTMVGAMFRRVKMAAKFDLDSTKNLKSPITLVRPAEVSLQDIDEDYCVSQLTAGKVVLKVIEGNHTTMLDNPALAKIINDFDPTLLDDKNFEEYIRNDKPVAVV